Proteins encoded within one genomic window of Candidatus Brevundimonas colombiensis:
- the sseA gene encoding 3-mercaptopyruvate sulfurtransferase — protein sequence MSFLISVEDLAAQLDQPNLRIVDASWHLDGRDARADFEQAHIPGAVFFDLDAVSDRESPLPHMMPTPAAFAEAVGALGVAADDRIVVYDTVGLFSAARVWWMFRTMGARDVRVLDGGLPLWRARGLGVEQGAASPEPAVFDALAAPGAVAALDDVRAALDGGDQVIDARGAARFTGQAAEPRPGVRGGHMPGALNVPFGRLLDPDGRMKRGDALAQAFADAGVDVDKPAITTCGSGVTAAILTLGLAELGRSSRLYDGSWSEWGSRQDTPVAVSP from the coding sequence ATGAGCTTTCTGATCTCTGTCGAAGACCTGGCGGCCCAGCTCGACCAGCCAAACCTGCGCATCGTCGACGCCAGCTGGCATCTGGACGGACGCGACGCCCGCGCCGATTTCGAGCAGGCGCATATTCCGGGCGCCGTCTTCTTCGATCTGGACGCCGTCTCCGACCGCGAGAGCCCCCTGCCCCACATGATGCCCACACCAGCGGCCTTCGCAGAGGCGGTCGGCGCGCTGGGCGTCGCGGCGGACGACCGGATCGTGGTCTATGACACAGTCGGCCTGTTCTCGGCGGCCCGCGTCTGGTGGATGTTCAGGACGATGGGTGCGCGCGACGTTCGTGTCCTTGACGGCGGCCTTCCCTTGTGGCGGGCGCGCGGGCTTGGCGTCGAGCAAGGGGCGGCCAGTCCTGAACCGGCCGTGTTCGACGCCCTCGCGGCGCCCGGCGCCGTCGCCGCCCTGGACGACGTTCGCGCCGCTCTGGACGGAGGCGACCAGGTGATAGACGCGCGCGGCGCTGCCCGTTTCACGGGCCAGGCGGCCGAACCGCGCCCCGGCGTTCGCGGCGGCCATATGCCGGGCGCGCTCAACGTGCCGTTCGGCCGGTTGCTCGATCCCGACGGAAGAATGAAGCGCGGTGACGCTCTGGCACAGGCTTTTGCGGATGCTGGCGTTGATGTGGACAAGCCCGCCATCACCACCTGCGGCTCAGGCGTCACCGCCGCCATATTGACCCTGGGACTGGCCGAGTTGGGCCGGTCGTCTCGCCTCTATGACGGTTCCTGGTCGGAATGGGGGAGCCGTCAGGACACGCCGGTCGCCGTCTCCCCCTGA
- a CDS encoding dicarboxylate/amino acid:cation symporter, producing the protein MTETKRGLALHWLMLIGFSVGLVGGLLVNLAVGADTAWVVWLTDNVTGPIGQIFLRLLFMMVIPLLFSALVVGVAEMGDLSALGRAGIKTLLLTIVVSSIAVVIGLVMVNVFQPGRGVDPAVAQQLLAQGKDGAASIVQTGRDSSIQLGDFFLDLVPSNAITAAADNAILPLMIFALFFGIGLVMAKSPATDRLQEVIQGIFEVSMTLINLFIKLAPLAIACLMFNLAALFGWDLLVRLAAFVGVAVGAMAIHMFVVYPLVIWLLAGRSPIAFFKGVREPMVVAFSTASSNASLPVSLKAAEEQLKLPRKIARFVLTVGATANQNGTALFEGVTVLFLAQFFGVDLSITQQVVVMLVCILGGVGTAGVPAGSLPVVAMILVMVKVPPEGIGLILGVDRFLDMCRTTLNVTGDLVLATVVSRGEKDDGPAAPDPVVSEELPGTARRGLKHGTA; encoded by the coding sequence ATGACCGAAACGAAACGCGGCCTCGCGCTGCATTGGCTGATGCTGATCGGCTTTTCCGTGGGGCTTGTGGGGGGGCTTCTTGTCAATCTGGCTGTGGGCGCCGATACGGCCTGGGTCGTGTGGCTGACGGACAATGTCACCGGGCCGATCGGTCAGATCTTCCTGCGTCTGCTGTTCATGATGGTGATCCCCCTGCTGTTTTCGGCCCTGGTCGTCGGGGTGGCGGAGATGGGCGATCTCAGCGCCCTGGGTCGCGCGGGCATCAAGACCCTGCTGCTGACGATCGTGGTGTCCAGCATCGCCGTTGTCATTGGTCTGGTGATGGTCAACGTCTTCCAGCCGGGTCGAGGGGTCGATCCGGCGGTGGCGCAGCAGTTGCTGGCCCAGGGCAAGGACGGGGCGGCCAGCATCGTCCAGACCGGGCGTGACAGCTCGATCCAGCTGGGCGACTTCTTCCTGGACCTGGTGCCGTCCAATGCGATCACGGCGGCGGCGGACAACGCCATCCTGCCGCTGATGATCTTCGCCCTGTTCTTCGGCATCGGCCTGGTCATGGCCAAGAGCCCGGCGACGGATCGGCTGCAGGAAGTGATCCAGGGGATTTTCGAGGTCTCCATGACCCTGATCAACCTGTTCATCAAACTGGCCCCGCTGGCCATCGCCTGCCTGATGTTCAATCTGGCGGCCCTGTTCGGATGGGATCTGCTGGTCCGGCTGGCGGCCTTCGTCGGCGTGGCCGTGGGCGCCATGGCGATTCATATGTTCGTGGTCTATCCGCTGGTGATCTGGCTGTTGGCCGGGCGTTCGCCCATCGCCTTCTTCAAGGGCGTGCGCGAGCCGATGGTCGTGGCCTTCTCGACCGCGTCGTCCAACGCCTCGCTGCCGGTGTCGCTGAAGGCGGCGGAAGAGCAGCTGAAGCTGCCGCGCAAGATCGCCCGGTTCGTTCTGACCGTCGGGGCGACCGCCAATCAGAACGGCACGGCCCTGTTCGAAGGGGTGACGGTGCTGTTCCTGGCCCAGTTCTTCGGCGTCGACCTGTCGATCACCCAGCAGGTGGTGGTGATGCTGGTCTGCATCCTGGGCGGCGTGGGCACGGCGGGCGTGCCGGCCGGCTCCCTGCCGGTGGTGGCCATGATCCTGGTGATGGTGAAGGTGCCGCCCGAAGGCATCGGCCTGATCCTGGGCGTCGACCGCTTCCTGGACATGTGCCGCACCACGCTGAACGTCACCGGCGATCTGGTCCTCGCGACCGTGGTGTCGCGCGGTGAGAAGGACGATGGGCCGGCGGCGCCCGATCCGGTTGTTTCAGAAGAACTCCCTGGCACGGCGCGTCGCGGGTTGAAGCACGGAACGGCCTAG
- a CDS encoding O-antigen ligase: protein MRASPVQVPDDSPPLWEQLAAGFVVFMLTGALIAPVIAPDQAETPILRLIWLPVYAVTAGLLVFRFDKVIRAWPAWLMVGALVALAYVSQYWSIDPEVTDRRVIAMAINSAFAVYLGAVFRGAALPRVLMHTCLVMAVGSLIMVFAYPKVGVHQFDNAGLWRGLWYEKNQMGLVMVVGAVSAAACLAADHIAGVGRKPWAALLTLALTTVLILATQSKTSLLSLMIGVGMVGGWWVLKQGGAAVTIVSLWAAVVGIVGGAWTWHIASASILQALGKDPSLTGRTLIWEALMRKVAERPWTGYGFSAFWGVDSIPAREIRIQTQWPVPSAHNGWIDLLVQLGWPGAVAVGALIAIAAIMILARTNGLGAREGYWSIGYLSVFVALSLSESVLLNHASLPWSLMLAILTRAVTFDPAPIRAPRRAPLARPAARAYQNRPRIASDYVNGRRPLRF from the coding sequence GTGCGCGCATCGCCAGTTCAGGTTCCGGATGATTCGCCGCCGCTGTGGGAGCAGTTGGCGGCCGGCTTTGTCGTCTTCATGCTGACCGGCGCCCTGATCGCCCCCGTCATCGCGCCGGATCAGGCCGAAACGCCCATTCTGCGGCTGATCTGGCTGCCGGTCTATGCGGTCACGGCCGGCCTTCTCGTCTTCCGTTTCGACAAGGTGATCCGCGCCTGGCCCGCCTGGCTGATGGTCGGCGCCCTGGTCGCCCTGGCCTATGTTTCCCAATACTGGTCGATCGACCCCGAAGTCACCGACCGCCGCGTCATCGCCATGGCGATCAACAGCGCCTTCGCCGTCTATCTTGGCGCGGTGTTTCGGGGGGCGGCCCTGCCGCGCGTGCTGATGCACACCTGTCTGGTCATGGCGGTGGGCAGCCTGATCATGGTGTTCGCCTATCCCAAGGTCGGGGTGCACCAGTTCGACAACGCCGGCCTGTGGCGCGGCCTGTGGTACGAGAAGAACCAGATGGGTCTTGTCATGGTGGTGGGCGCCGTCTCGGCGGCGGCCTGTCTGGCGGCTGACCATATCGCCGGCGTCGGCAGGAAACCCTGGGCCGCGCTTCTCACCCTGGCCCTGACGACCGTTCTGATCCTGGCGACCCAGTCCAAAACCTCGCTGCTGAGCCTGATGATCGGGGTCGGCATGGTTGGCGGATGGTGGGTCTTGAAGCAAGGCGGCGCGGCCGTGACCATCGTCTCCCTATGGGCCGCGGTGGTCGGGATCGTCGGCGGCGCCTGGACCTGGCACATCGCCTCGGCCTCCATCCTCCAGGCCCTGGGCAAGGACCCGTCGCTGACCGGGCGCACCCTGATCTGGGAGGCCCTGATGCGCAAGGTGGCCGAGCGTCCCTGGACCGGCTACGGCTTCAGCGCCTTCTGGGGCGTGGACTCGATCCCGGCGCGCGAAATCCGCATCCAGACCCAATGGCCCGTGCCCTCGGCGCACAATGGCTGGATCGACCTTCTGGTGCAGTTGGGCTGGCCGGGCGCGGTCGCGGTCGGGGCCCTGATCGCCATCGCCGCCATCATGATCCTGGCCCGCACAAACGGTCTGGGCGCGCGCGAAGGCTATTGGAGCATCGGCTATCTGTCGGTCTTCGTCGCCCTCAGCCTGTCGGAAAGCGTGCTGCTGAACCACGCCAGCCTGCCGTGGTCGCTGATGCTGGCCATTCTGACGCGCGCCGTGACCTTCGATCCGGCGCCCATCCGCGCGCCCAGGCGTGCGCCGCTTGCCCGACCGGCCGCACGGGCCTACCAGAACCGGCCCCGAATCGCCTCAGACTATGTGAATGGCCGCCGACCTCTTCGCTTTTGA
- a CDS encoding FAD-binding oxidoreductase, with product MSMIAPASAVLDALKAALGPGGWTQDPDVVAPFLTEWRNRWAGNTPILLTPRSTQEVARAVAICARERVAITPQGGGTGLVGGQVPFGEVLLSLKKMRAIRDVTPLDDAMTVEAGLTLLEAQQAATAAGRYFPLSLAAEGSATIGGVISTNAGGTQVLRYGMMRDLVLGIEAVLPNGEVFNGLKRLRKDNTGYDLKQLLIGAEGTLGVVTAATLKLFPVMRSRAVAIVGLETAAASVELLARAKAETGGGVEAFELMKRLGMELVLKNIPDTREPLDSTPNWYVLIEIASGTSGGAEAQMEALLEVAFEQGLITDAAIAQNDAQRAAFWRLREEHSAALKPEGGGWKHDVSVPISRIADFIDEASAAVDRFHPGARISVFGHVGDGNLHYDILPGVGQDIPAFIGRWKEGSQVVHDVVARYDGSISAEHGLGRLKTEEVRRYKSPLEIETMAAIRRAIDPNRIMNPAVLF from the coding sequence ATGAGCATGATCGCCCCCGCCTCCGCCGTTCTCGACGCGTTGAAAGCCGCCCTGGGTCCCGGCGGCTGGACCCAGGACCCGGACGTTGTCGCGCCGTTCCTGACCGAATGGCGCAATCGCTGGGCCGGAAATACGCCGATCCTGCTGACCCCCCGTTCGACGCAAGAGGTTGCGCGCGCCGTGGCGATCTGCGCGCGCGAACGCGTGGCCATCACCCCTCAGGGCGGCGGCACCGGGCTGGTGGGCGGTCAGGTGCCCTTCGGCGAAGTCCTGCTGTCGCTGAAGAAGATGCGCGCCATCCGTGACGTGACCCCGCTGGACGACGCCATGACGGTGGAGGCCGGTCTGACCCTGCTGGAGGCGCAACAGGCGGCGACGGCGGCGGGCCGCTATTTCCCGCTCAGCCTTGCGGCCGAAGGTTCGGCCACCATCGGCGGCGTCATCTCGACCAATGCGGGCGGCACACAGGTTCTGCGCTACGGCATGATGCGCGATCTGGTGCTGGGCATCGAGGCCGTGCTGCCAAACGGCGAGGTCTTCAACGGCCTGAAGCGCCTGCGCAAGGACAACACCGGCTACGACCTGAAGCAGTTATTGATCGGCGCCGAAGGCACCCTGGGCGTCGTCACCGCCGCTACCCTGAAGCTGTTCCCGGTCATGCGTTCACGCGCCGTGGCCATCGTCGGGCTGGAGACCGCCGCCGCCTCGGTCGAATTGCTCGCCCGCGCCAAGGCCGAAACCGGCGGCGGCGTGGAGGCCTTCGAACTGATGAAGCGCCTAGGCATGGAACTGGTGCTCAAGAACATCCCCGACACGCGCGAGCCGCTCGATTCAACACCGAACTGGTATGTGCTGATCGAGATCGCCTCCGGCACGTCCGGCGGCGCCGAGGCCCAGATGGAGGCCCTGCTGGAGGTCGCTTTCGAGCAAGGCTTGATCACCGACGCCGCCATCGCCCAGAATGATGCCCAGCGCGCCGCCTTCTGGCGCCTGCGCGAGGAGCATTCCGCGGCGCTGAAACCCGAGGGCGGGGGCTGGAAACACGATGTCTCGGTCCCCATCAGCCGCATCGCCGACTTCATCGACGAGGCCTCCGCCGCCGTCGACCGCTTCCATCCCGGCGCGCGCATCTCGGTCTTCGGCCACGTCGGCGACGGCAATCTGCACTACGACATCCTGCCGGGCGTCGGTCAGGACATCCCGGCCTTCATCGGCCGCTGGAAGGAAGGCTCTCAGGTCGTCCACGACGTCGTCGCCCGATACGACGGCTCGATCTCGGCCGAACACGGCCTGGGGCGTCTGAAGACCGAGGAGGTGCGCCGCTACAAGTCGCCCCTCGAAATCGAAACCATGGCCGCCATCCGCCGCGCCATCGACCCGAACCGCATCATGAACCCGGCTGTCCTGTTCTAA
- the metC gene encoding cystathionine beta-lyase, producing MPTPSDRTRLIASATRRGQGRRPVNPPLERASTMLSDAAGVMRDETDGPTYGLSGTSAARELRRALADLEGADDVFLVPSGLAAVTVPLLALLRPGDEVVTTDAVYGPTRRFLSRYQASRGVTTRFLPAEADAAAIVAALGDRTRLVLMESPASLTFEMVDAAAVADACRARGVLTVMDNTWAAGLAYRPLAHGVDVSVQAVTKYVGGHSDVLMGGIAVNVPACRRAIADAIEDLGWHVSPDDAWLALRGLRTLPLRYAEQARSALTVAPWLQARPEVSRVLYPPLPGAAGHDLWARDFTGAASLMGVVMKGGDAAAGEAMLDALSLFGLGYSWGGFESLATHETHQMAYRAHSPALEGELIRLHIGLEDPADLIADLDTGLAAFRAALTLP from the coding sequence ATGCCGACGCCTTCGGACCGCACTCGCCTGATCGCCTCCGCCACCCGCAGGGGCCAGGGGCGCCGCCCGGTCAACCCGCCGCTGGAGCGCGCCTCGACCATGCTCAGCGATGCCGCCGGCGTCATGCGCGACGAGACGGATGGTCCGACTTACGGCCTGTCGGGGACCAGCGCGGCGCGGGAGCTGCGGCGCGCCCTGGCCGACCTGGAAGGCGCGGACGACGTCTTTCTGGTCCCCTCGGGTCTCGCGGCCGTCACGGTCCCTTTGCTGGCCCTGCTGCGGCCCGGCGACGAGGTGGTGACGACCGACGCCGTCTATGGCCCGACGCGCCGCTTCCTCAGCCGCTATCAGGCCTCGCGCGGCGTCACGACCCGTTTCCTGCCCGCCGAAGCCGATGCGGCGGCGATCGTTGCAGCGCTCGGCGACCGGACGCGGCTGGTGCTGATGGAATCGCCCGCCTCCCTGACGTTCGAGATGGTGGACGCGGCGGCGGTGGCGGACGCTTGCCGCGCGCGCGGCGTGCTGACCGTCATGGATAACACCTGGGCGGCGGGCCTGGCCTATCGTCCCCTCGCCCACGGCGTCGATGTCAGCGTACAGGCGGTTACGAAATATGTCGGCGGCCACTCCGACGTCCTGATGGGCGGCATCGCCGTCAACGTCCCCGCCTGCCGCCGCGCCATCGCCGACGCCATCGAGGATCTGGGCTGGCACGTCTCGCCCGACGACGCCTGGCTGGCTCTGCGGGGCCTGCGCACCCTGCCGCTGCGCTATGCCGAACAGGCGCGGTCGGCGCTGACGGTCGCGCCGTGGCTTCAGGCCCGACCGGAGGTCTCGCGCGTCCTCTATCCGCCCCTGCCCGGCGCGGCGGGTCACGACCTCTGGGCCCGCGACTTCACCGGCGCCGCTTCCCTGATGGGGGTGGTGATGAAGGGCGGCGACGCGGCGGCGGGCGAGGCCATGCTCGATGCGCTGAGCCTGTTCGGCCTGGGCTATTCCTGGGGCGGGTTCGAAAGCCTGGCCACGCACGAGACGCACCAGATGGCCTATCGCGCCCATTCCCCGGCGCTGGAGGGTGAGTTGATCAGGCTGCACATCGGCCTGGAAGACCCCGCCGATCTGATCGCGGATCTGGACACAGGTCTGGCCGCCTTCCGCGCCGCGCTCACCCTTCCTTAA
- a CDS encoding cyclopropane-fatty-acyl-phospholipid synthase, translated as MSVASADLETVARQTPRVFAMMLRLLARNWTFGQLTVQLPNGEVHVLQGDRPGPSGVLDVKDYRFARRVLAAGDIGFAEAYMAGEWDSPHLAVLLETLVDNYDHIRRLFDGNWLMMAVNWLSHRRNRNSRNGSKKNIHAHYDLGNAFYASWLDGSMTYSSARFGRAGEPLEAAQRRKYADLARMMDLKPGMTVLEIGCGWGGFAEFVARDIGAHVTGITISKEQHDFAKARLFSAGLSERADIRLIDYRDVQGRFDRVASIEMFEAVGKEYWPAYFGKIHDVLTPGGVAGLQIITIQDVLFDEYNARTDFIQKYVFPGGMLPSEQRLAPVTKAAGLTWRAVERFGQDYAETLKLWDERFQSAWGDISRMGGFDERFRRLWRFYLAYCEAGFRSARTDVIQLTLSRG; from the coding sequence ATGAGCGTCGCCAGCGCCGATCTCGAAACCGTCGCCCGCCAGACCCCTCGGGTCTTTGCGATGATGCTGCGTCTGCTGGCCCGGAACTGGACCTTTGGGCAGTTGACGGTCCAACTGCCGAACGGCGAAGTTCATGTCTTGCAGGGCGACCGCCCCGGCCCCAGCGGCGTTCTCGACGTCAAGGACTACCGCTTTGCGCGTCGCGTCCTGGCCGCCGGCGACATCGGTTTCGCCGAGGCCTATATGGCCGGCGAATGGGACAGCCCGCATCTGGCCGTGCTGTTGGAGACGCTGGTCGACAACTATGACCACATCCGCCGCCTGTTCGACGGCAATTGGCTGATGATGGCCGTCAACTGGCTGTCTCATCGCCGCAACCGCAACAGCCGCAACGGTTCGAAAAAGAACATCCATGCCCACTACGACCTGGGCAACGCCTTCTACGCCAGTTGGCTGGACGGCTCGATGACCTATTCTTCGGCCCGTTTCGGCCGTGCAGGTGAACCACTGGAAGCGGCCCAGCGCCGGAAATACGCCGACCTCGCCCGTATGATGGACCTGAAGCCCGGCATGACCGTGCTGGAGATCGGCTGCGGCTGGGGCGGCTTCGCCGAGTTCGTGGCGCGCGACATCGGCGCCCATGTCACCGGCATCACCATCTCAAAGGAACAGCACGATTTCGCAAAGGCCCGGTTGTTCAGCGCGGGACTGTCGGAGCGGGCCGACATCCGGTTGATCGACTATCGCGACGTCCAGGGCCGGTTCGACCGCGTCGCTTCCATCGAGATGTTCGAGGCCGTGGGCAAGGAATACTGGCCCGCCTATTTCGGCAAGATCCACGACGTCCTGACGCCCGGCGGCGTGGCGGGCCTGCAAATCATCACCATCCAGGACGTTCTGTTCGACGAATACAACGCCCGCACCGACTTCATCCAGAAATACGTCTTCCCCGGCGGCATGCTGCCGTCCGAACAGCGGCTGGCGCCGGTGACGAAAGCGGCCGGTTTGACCTGGCGGGCGGTCGAGCGGTTCGGCCAGGACTATGCCGAGACCCTGAAGCTCTGGGACGAGCGGTTCCAGTCGGCCTGGGGCGACATCAGCCGGATGGGTGGTTTCGACGAGCGATTCCGCCGTTTGTGGCGCTTCTACCTGGCCTATTGCGAGGCGGGCTTCCGTTCGGCCCGCACCGATGTGATCCAACTGACCCTTTCGCGAGGATGA
- a CDS encoding ATP-binding protein, which yields MAADLFAFDDEPEARKPEPPKPAAVIPPQVAPPVAQPAVQPAAPKPVQAAATTAASTGYSASSIEVLEGLEPVRKRPGMYIGGTDERALHHLFAEVLDNAMDEAVARHAKLITVDLDAEGYLSVRDDGRGIPVDPHPKHPGKSALEVVMTVLHSGGKFSGKAYETSGGLHGVGVSVVNALSEHLDVTVWRDGFEWKQSFSRGHVLGPIQQVQPSKKKGTLIRFKPDDEIFGMGAAFKPARLFRMARSKAYLFRGVEIKWTCAPERITDATPAQALLHFPGGLADALADRIGQLDTVTPTFAGRAERQGEAGAFEWAVTWSPIGFGESDGFIQSYCNTVSTPDGGTHEAGFRAALVKGLKAYGELTNEKRAGIITAEDVIANAGALISVFIRNPEFQGQTKDRLSSPEGARLVEQLLRDPLDHWLTESPKQANALLGFVVDRAEDRLRRRKDKEVQRAAATRKLRLPGKLSDCSRQAAEGTELFIVEGDSAGGSAKQARDRTTQAILPLRGKILNVASATADKLRQNVELSDLALALGVQPGNRFNIDDLRYERIVIMTDADVDGAHIAALLITFFYRVMPETIRQGRVFMALPPLYRISAGPLSEYARDDAHRDELLTTIFKGKKTEIGRFKGLGEMMASQLKETTMDPKKRTLARITVPDAESSVEDLVERLMGKRADARFQFIQENAQFVKEELDV from the coding sequence ATGGCCGCCGACCTCTTCGCTTTTGACGACGAACCCGAAGCTCGCAAACCCGAGCCGCCCAAGCCCGCTGCGGTGATCCCGCCCCAGGTCGCGCCTCCTGTCGCTCAGCCGGCCGTGCAGCCGGCCGCGCCCAAACCCGTCCAGGCCGCCGCAACCACGGCCGCCTCCACCGGCTATTCCGCCTCGTCCATCGAGGTGCTGGAGGGGCTGGAGCCTGTCCGCAAACGCCCCGGCATGTATATCGGCGGCACCGACGAACGCGCCCTGCACCACCTGTTCGCCGAAGTCCTCGACAATGCGATGGACGAGGCCGTGGCCCGCCACGCCAAGCTGATCACCGTCGATCTGGACGCCGAGGGCTATCTGTCCGTCCGCGACGACGGACGGGGCATCCCGGTCGATCCGCACCCGAAACACCCCGGCAAGTCGGCGCTGGAGGTGGTCATGACCGTGCTCCACTCGGGCGGCAAGTTCTCGGGCAAGGCCTATGAAACCTCAGGCGGTCTGCACGGCGTCGGCGTCTCGGTCGTCAACGCCTTGTCGGAACATCTGGACGTCACGGTCTGGCGCGACGGGTTCGAATGGAAACAGTCCTTCTCGCGCGGCCACGTCCTCGGCCCCATCCAGCAGGTCCAGCCGTCCAAGAAGAAGGGCACCCTGATCCGGTTCAAGCCGGACGACGAAATCTTCGGCATGGGGGCGGCGTTCAAGCCCGCCCGCCTGTTCCGCATGGCGCGGTCCAAGGCCTATCTGTTCCGCGGCGTCGAGATCAAATGGACCTGCGCGCCCGAGCGGATCACCGACGCGACCCCGGCTCAGGCCCTGCTGCACTTCCCCGGAGGTCTGGCCGACGCCCTGGCCGACCGCATCGGCCAGTTGGACACCGTCACCCCCACTTTCGCCGGTCGCGCCGAGCGTCAGGGCGAGGCGGGCGCCTTTGAGTGGGCGGTCACCTGGTCGCCCATCGGGTTTGGCGAGTCCGACGGCTTCATACAGTCCTACTGCAACACGGTCTCGACCCCCGATGGCGGGACGCACGAGGCCGGTTTCCGCGCCGCCCTGGTCAAAGGCCTGAAGGCCTATGGCGAACTGACCAACGAAAAGCGTGCCGGCATCATCACGGCGGAAGACGTCATCGCCAACGCCGGCGCCCTGATCAGCGTCTTCATCAGGAACCCCGAGTTCCAGGGCCAGACCAAGGACCGCCTGTCCTCGCCCGAGGGCGCCCGTCTGGTCGAGCAACTGCTGCGCGACCCGCTGGACCACTGGCTGACCGAAAGCCCCAAACAGGCCAATGCCCTGCTCGGCTTCGTGGTCGACCGCGCCGAGGACCGCCTGCGCCGCCGCAAGGACAAGGAGGTCCAGCGCGCCGCCGCCACCCGCAAGCTGCGCCTGCCGGGCAAGCTGTCAGACTGTTCGCGACAGGCCGCCGAGGGCACCGAACTGTTCATCGTCGAAGGCGATTCGGCCGGCGGTTCGGCCAAACAGGCGCGCGACCGCACGACCCAGGCCATTCTGCCCCTGCGCGGCAAAATCCTGAACGTCGCCTCCGCCACCGCCGACAAGCTGCGCCAGAACGTCGAACTGTCGGACCTGGCCCTGGCCCTGGGCGTTCAGCCCGGCAATCGTTTCAACATCGACGACCTACGCTACGAGCGGATCGTCATCATGACCGACGCCGACGTGGACGGCGCCCACATCGCAGCCCTGCTGATCACCTTCTTCTATCGCGTCATGCCCGAGACGATCCGTCAGGGTCGCGTCTTCATGGCCCTGCCGCCGCTCTACCGGATTTCGGCCGGCCCCTTGAGCGAATACGCCCGCGACGACGCCCACCGCGACGAACTGCTGACCACGATATTCAAAGGCAAGAAGACCGAGATCGGCCGGTTCAAGGGCCTTGGCGAAATGATGGCGTCCCAGTTGAAGGAAACCACCATGGACCCGAAGAAACGGACCCTGGCGCGGATCACCGTCCCCGACGCCGAATCCAGCGTCGAGGATCTGGTCGAACGCCTGATGGGCAAGCGCGCCGACGCCCGGTTCCAGTTCATCCAGGAAAATGCGCAGTTCGTGAAAGAAGAACTGGACGTCTGA
- a CDS encoding amino acid ABC transporter substrate-binding protein codes for MIGTMALALLVAGCGRRDAPPAAPEPSATPTKSGPVALPESPTVAAIKRRGRLNCGVNQGLVGFAYTDNRGQWRGFDVDFCRATAAAVLGDADAVRFVPLSTTDRFDALNDGRIDVLWRNSSWTMTRDAGEGFVFAGVNYYDGQGFLVRRSLNLNSATELTGARVCVQSGSTSQANAADYFRARGIEYRPVVFDTEEAARDAYNREDCDAFSADISALAAARTVLSNPNEHVILSDVASKEPLGPVLKAGDERWAATVRWTLNALMLAEELGVTREGAADLAKTATDPRVRRLLGAEGDFGPMLGLSKTWARDAVSAVGNYGEIFERNLGSQSALDLDRGLNAQWNARPAGLIYGLPIR; via the coding sequence ATGATCGGGACGATGGCCCTGGCGCTGCTGGTCGCCGGTTGCGGACGCCGGGACGCGCCGCCTGCCGCGCCCGAACCCTCGGCCACGCCGACCAAGAGCGGACCGGTCGCCCTGCCGGAAAGCCCCACCGTGGCGGCGATCAAGCGGCGCGGGCGTCTGAACTGCGGCGTGAACCAGGGGCTGGTGGGGTTCGCCTATACCGACAATCGCGGTCAGTGGCGCGGCTTCGACGTCGACTTCTGCCGCGCCACGGCGGCGGCGGTGCTGGGCGACGCCGATGCGGTGCGCTTCGTGCCGCTGTCGACGACGGACCGGTTCGACGCCCTGAACGACGGGCGGATCGACGTGCTGTGGCGCAACTCGTCCTGGACGATGACGCGCGACGCAGGGGAGGGCTTCGTGTTCGCGGGCGTCAACTATTACGACGGCCAGGGTTTTCTGGTGCGGCGTTCGCTGAACCTGAACAGCGCGACGGAGCTGACCGGCGCGCGGGTCTGCGTCCAGTCCGGCTCGACTTCGCAAGCCAACGCCGCCGACTACTTCCGGGCGCGCGGCATCGAATACCGGCCCGTGGTCTTCGACACCGAAGAGGCGGCGCGCGACGCCTATAACCGCGAGGACTGCGACGCGTTCAGCGCGGACATCTCGGCCCTAGCGGCGGCGCGCACGGTGCTGAGCAATCCGAATGAGCATGTGATCCTGTCGGACGTCGCGTCCAAGGAGCCGCTGGGCCCGGTGTTGAAGGCGGGCGATGAACGCTGGGCCGCGACCGTGCGCTGGACGCTGAACGCCCTGATGCTGGCGGAAGAACTGGGAGTGACGCGCGAGGGCGCCGCCGATCTGGCCAAGACGGCGACCGACCCCCGCGTGCGGCGGCTGTTGGGCGCGGAGGGCGATTTCGGCCCCATGCTGGGCCTGTCAAAGACCTGGGCCCGGGATGCGGTCTCAGCGGTCGGAAACTATGGGGAGATTTTCGAGCGGAATCTGGGTTCGCAATCGGCGCTCGACCTCGATCGCGGTTTGAACGCACAATGGAACGCGCGCCCGGCCGGCTTGATCTATGGGCTGCCGATCCGATAA